One window from the genome of Poecilia reticulata strain Guanapo linkage group LG9, Guppy_female_1.0+MT, whole genome shotgun sequence encodes:
- the LOC108166576 gene encoding transmembrane protein 252 isoform X2: MGVKKQLLSFARMFLPSVGFVFTCIGGYLVSQQNRPGFDHKMVPAYIMIIFGFLAMLIGVFWSLCHIMRSKMYHRRRHNSDIQIFTVERPSSFPPPYEETLSPCHVSMHEEVVSVDGVPVVLGVAPPLYTQDSSESPDCRWSWEPPPRYSQVVHTEHS; the protein is encoded by the exons ATGGGTGTGAAGAAACAGCTGTTGTCCTTTGCCCGCATGTTCTTACCTTCTGTGGGATTTGTGTTCACGTGCATCGGAGGCTACCTGGTGTCCCAGCAGAACAGGCCAGGGTTCGATCACAAGATGGTCCCTGCTTACATTATGATCATCTTCGGCTTCCTGGCCATGCTCATCGGGGTGTTCTGGAGCCTCTGCCACATCATGAGGAGCAAGATgtaccacagaagaagacacAACAGTGACATCCAGATCTTCACAGTTGAAAG GCCGAGCTCCTTTCCTCCTCCGTACGAAGAGACCCTGAGTCCCTGCCACGTCAGCATGCATGAGGAGGTTGTATCAGTCGATGGAGTTCCCGTGGTTTTGGGTGTTGCACCTCCACTGTACACCCAGGACAGTTCAGAGAGTCCAGACTGCAGGTGGAGCTGGGAGCCACCACCTCGATACAGTCAGGTGGTCCATACTGAACACAGTTAG
- the LOC108166576 gene encoding transmembrane protein 252 isoform X1: MGVKKQLLSFARMFLPSVGFVFTCIGGYLVSQQNRPGFDHKMVPAYIMIIFGFLAMLIGVFWSLCHIMRSKMYHRRRHNSDIQIFTVESRPSSFPPPYEETLSPCHVSMHEEVVSVDGVPVVLGVAPPLYTQDSSESPDCRWSWEPPPRYSQVVHTEHS, encoded by the exons ATGGGTGTGAAGAAACAGCTGTTGTCCTTTGCCCGCATGTTCTTACCTTCTGTGGGATTTGTGTTCACGTGCATCGGAGGCTACCTGGTGTCCCAGCAGAACAGGCCAGGGTTCGATCACAAGATGGTCCCTGCTTACATTATGATCATCTTCGGCTTCCTGGCCATGCTCATCGGGGTGTTCTGGAGCCTCTGCCACATCATGAGGAGCAAGATgtaccacagaagaagacacAACAGTGACATCCAGATCTTCACAGTTGAAAG CAGGCCGAGCTCCTTTCCTCCTCCGTACGAAGAGACCCTGAGTCCCTGCCACGTCAGCATGCATGAGGAGGTTGTATCAGTCGATGGAGTTCCCGTGGTTTTGGGTGTTGCACCTCCACTGTACACCCAGGACAGTTCAGAGAGTCCAGACTGCAGGTGGAGCTGGGAGCCACCACCTCGATACAGTCAGGTGGTCCATACTGAACACAGTTAG